Proteins encoded together in one Triticum dicoccoides isolate Atlit2015 ecotype Zavitan chromosome 7B, WEW_v2.0, whole genome shotgun sequence window:
- the LOC119340245 gene encoding cinnamoyl-CoA reductase 2-like, with translation MEAAAKTSVVCVTGAGGFVASWLVKLLLSKPHYTVRGTVRDPGNAKNSHLKALEGAGERLQLLSADLMDYDSIASAVAGCEGVFHVASPVPSGRSTNPEEEVIAPAVTGTLNVLKACYEAKVKRVVIVSSCAAVFNNPNWPKGKVFTEDSWSDEDLCRKGEDWYLLSKTRAEREAFAYAAKTGLDVVAILPSLVLGPLMQSTVNASSKILLKYLKGEHETVENRSWNLVDVRDVADALLLAYKNPAASGRYICSPVRIKVSDVISFLKTLYPTYTYPKNFTEVEEGNVMSSEKLQKLGCTFRPVEKTLGDSVESYKASGILK, from the exons atggaggcggcggcgaagaCGAGCGTTGTGTGCGTGACCGGCGCAGGGGGTTTCGTCGCCTCGTGGCTCGTCAAGCTCCTCCTCTCCAAGCCCCACTACACCGTCCGCGGCACCGTGCGCGATCCCG GTAATGCCAAGAATTCTCATCTCAAGGCGCTAGAAGGTGCTGGGGAAAGGCTGCAGCTGCTTAGCGCTGACCTGATGGACTACGACAGCATTGCGTCGGCGGTTGCCGGCTGTGAGGGCGTCTTCCATGTTGCTAGCCCTGTCCCTTCTGGCAGATCAACGAATCCCGAG GAAGAAGTTATAGCCCCTGCTGTAACAGGCACACTGAATGTGTTGAAGGCTTGCTACGAGGCAAAAGTTAAGCGAGTTGTCATAGTGTCTTCATGTGCCGCTGTGTTCAATAATCCTAACTGGCCTAAGGGCAAAGTATTTACTGAAGACAGCTGGTCAGACGAGGATCTCTGCAGAAAGGGTGAG GACTGGTATTTGCTTTCCAAAACGCGTGCAGAGCGTGAGGCTTTTGCTTATGCAGCAAAAACTGGGCTGGATGTTGTAGCCATTTTACCATCGTTGGTACTTGGCCCCTTGATGCAGTCTACAGTGAATGCGAGCAGCAAAATTCTCCTTAAATATCTCAAAG GAGAACATGAGACTGTGGAAAATAGAAGCTGGAATCTGGTAGATGTTCGTGATGTTGCCGATGCTCTTCTTCTGGCATATAAAAATCCAGCGGCATCTGGACGGTACATCTGCAGTCCAGTACGAATAAAAGTCTCTGATGTCATAAGCTTTCTGAAGACCTTATATCCAACATACACTTATCCCAAAAA CTTTACGGAGGTGGAAGAAGGTAACGTTATGAGTTCAGAGAAACTTCAGAAGCTAGGGTGCACCTTCAGGCCTGTAGAGAAGACCCTCGGAGACAGCGTCGAATCCTACAAAGCATCTGGCATCCTGAAATGA